In one window of Carassius carassius chromosome 38, fCarCar2.1, whole genome shotgun sequence DNA:
- the LOC132119334 gene encoding phospholipid phosphatase-related protein type 3-like: protein MMTAREIIKKKPPKDSLTLLPCFYFVELPIVASSMVSLYFLELTDVLQPAQVGFRCHDRSLSMPYVDSGDELIPLLMLLSLAFAGPAASIMIGEGLLYCMQSKLKVRPGIEGSINAGGCNFNSFLRRTVRFVGVHVFGLCATALVTDVIQLATGYHTPFFLTVCKPNYTVPGVSCDKNPYITKDICSGQDQHAILSARKTFPSQHATLSSFAAVYISMYFNSTISDSTKLLKPVLVFAFAIVAALTGLTQITQYRSHPIDVYVGFCIGAGIAAYLAFHAVANFKSPEDTVIPQPPPLQKDALRALAQRGHDSVYNKSHASESNEEITSPACLDGLNRPVQREKTSLGSLKRASVNVELLAPRSSMGKETMVTFSNTLPRATPEEPTRRLVTVPVPVPLDPMRSQQLVSEWKQKSMEMRGGSLPDEDTSEQGSDGGNDTTTEEDSVHSSVYSSVQQSTKPANPPAGARVVMPPRPPAQPSVPPPVSPKSASTRAKWLSITEKSCANIPVLKAGNQPRIMQVIAMSKQQGLLSGSAKSSETSSSSGTSSITGTESSPNRSERDSGSGIITVDAHAPHLPVLRMTSNPNNPWEWRGSSDGNTAVSYELKNLNREGSCSYRHIRSISPCSSVSETDHRPPQPPQPPQPPLPPQLPPVGQTTEGRSLRRKTPLVLLDREGNLNHTEQVNYYKKLQSSRHFKE from the exons ATGATGACTGCACGTGAAATAATCAAGAAGAAACCGCCCAAAGACAGTCTGACGCTGCTACCCTGCTTCTATTTTGTAGAG CTACCCATTGTGGCATCCTCCATGGTTTCACTGTACTTCCTGGAACTGACGGATGTGCTCCAGCCGGCGCAGGTGGGATTCCGCTGTCATGACCGTTCACTCAGCATGCCGTACGTTGACAGCGGTGATGAGCTCATCCCTCTGCTCATGCTCCTGAGTTTGGCGTTCGCCGGTCCTGCTGCCTCT ATCATGATAGGTGAAGGTCTACTGTATTGTATGCAGTCTAAACTGAAGGTCCGTCCAGGGATTGAGGGAAGCATAAATGCTGGTGGATGTAATTTTAACTCTTTCCTGCGGAGAACTGTTCGTTTTGTTG GGGTTCATGTGTTCGGTCTTTGTGCAACAGCACTGGTTACTGATGTCATCCAGCTGGCCACTGGCTACCACACACCATTCTTTCTCACAGTGTGCAAACCCAATTATACCGTCCCAGGTGTGTCCTGTGACAAGAACCCTTACATCACCAAAGACATTTGCTCTGGCCAGGATCAGCATGCTATTCTGTCTGCCAG GAAAACCTTCCCTTCCCAGCATGCAACCCTCTCTTCCTTTGCTGCTGTTTATATTTCA ATGTACTTCAACTCAACAATCTCTGATAGCACCAAGCTGCTTAAACCCGTTCTAGTGTTTGCCTTTGCCATTGTGGCTGCGTTGACGGGACTCACTCAGATCACCCAGTACCGCAGTCACCCTATCGATGTTTACGTTGGGTTCTGTATTGGTGCTGGTATTGCCGCATACCTG GCTTTCCACGCTGTTGCCAACTTCAAATCTCCAGAGGACACTGTCATCCCACAACCCCCTCCTCTGCAGAAGGATGCTTTGAGGGCTCTGGCCCAAAGAGGCCACGACTCGGTCTATAACAAAAGCCACGCCTCTGAGAGCAATGAGGAAATAACATCACCAGCATGTCTAGATGGGCTGAACCGGCCTGTACAGCGGGAGAAAACCTCGTTGGGAAGCTTAAAGAGAGCCAGTGTCAATGTGGAGTTACTGGCACCTCGCAGCTCAATGGGTAAGGAGACAATGGTAACCTTCAGCAACACATTACCTCGTGCTACTCCAGAGGAGCCAACGAGGCGTCTGGTGACAGTACCTGTTCCAGTACCACTGGACCCAATGCGGTCACAGCAATTAGTGTCTGAATGGAAGCAAAAGTCAATGGAGATGCGAGGCGGCAGCTTGCCCGATGAGGACACTAGCGAGCAGGGCTCAGATGGTGGCAACGACACAACCACAGAGGAGGATAGCGTCCACTCTTCAGTCTATTCGTCTGTTCAACAATCAACCAAACCTGCTAACCCACCTGCAGGTGCAAGAGTGGTGATGCCCCCTCGTCCCCCAGCACAGCCCTCGGTCCCCCCGCCTGTGTCCCCTAAAAGCGCCAGCACTCGGGCCAAATGGTTGTCCATCACAGAAAAAAGTTGTGCTAATATCCCAGTTCTTAAGGCAGGAAATCAGCCTCGGATCATGCAGGTCATTGCCATGTCAAAGCAACAGGGACTCCTGTCTGGATCAGCCAAATCCTCAGAGACTTCATCCTCTTCTGGTACCTCATCCATCACAGGTACAGAATCATCACCTAATCGTTCAGAACGTGATAGCGGTTCAGGCATCATCACAGTTGATGCCCATGCACCCCACCTCCCTGTACTTCGTATGACCTCCAACCCCAACAACCCCTGGGAGTGGAGAGGATCTTCTGATGGAAACACGGCCGTGTCGTACGAGCTTAAAAACCTCAACCGTGAGGGTTCCTGCAGTTACCGTCACATCAGAAGCATCTCTCCTTGTTCCTCCGTCAGTGAGACTGACCACAGGCCACCCCAGCCTCCTCAACCTCCCCAGCCACCACTTCCCCCTCAACTCCCACCGGTGGGTCAAACCACAGAGGGTCGCAGTCTGCGCCGAAAGACCCCTCTAGTTCTTCTGGATAGAGAGGGCAATCTGAACCACACTGAACAGGTCAACTACTACAAAAAGCTACAAAGTAGCAGGCATTTCAAAGAGTGA